Part of the Saccharomyces paradoxus chromosome XI, complete sequence genome, AAAGACAACGTTTAGCTGTTCTTTGTAGAGAGAAAACCATGTTTGGAGAAAATGTAGAAAGATCTTTATAGTCGAGTTTAATAACGAAACATTATCCCTTTTAACGAATGATAAGACCATCGATATCTTCATGTTTGTGTTATGACGTTCTTCTCATATCGTGAACGCAGACAAAGACATTTGCTGATGAGAGcaagtttttgaatttaataGAATAGCAAACATGGGTTCATCAACTAAGTTCCATCATGCCGACCACGTTAACTATTCGTCAACTCTGAGTAAGGAAGAAATTCTTGAACAGCTTCTGCTGTCCTATGAAGGTCTATCAGAGGGGCAAGTCAATTGGGTTTGTAATTTGTCAAACGCTTCGTCATTGATCTGGCATGCGTACAAGTCATTAGGTGTCGATGTGAATTGGGCTGGGTTTTACGTTACTCAAGGTAGCGAAGAAAATACAATGCTATTGGGCCCATTTCAAGGCAAGGTCGCTTGTCAAATGATTCAATTTGGCAAAGGTGTTTGCGGAACTGCGGCTTTCACAAGAGAGACCCAGATCGTCCCAGATGTCAACAAATATCCAGGTCATATTGCGTGCGATGGAGAAACCAAAAGCGAGATCGTTGTTCCAATCATATCCAATGATGGTAAGACAATGGGTGTCATAGACATAGATTGTTTGGATTATAAAGGATTCGACGAAGTGGACAAAGAATTCCTAGAAAGGCTTTCCAAATTAATTAATAAATCCTGTGTCTTTAAATAACAGTTTTGCGAACGAACATGTACTTTACCTTTTTTAATTGATATTCTTCACAAGAATCTCTGTTGCATTTATTATCGGACGGCAGTTGATTTTTCTCTGTATCTCCCAATTTCCAATCAGATATCTATTGGAGGGCGCGAAAGtgaaataaataaatatcatGGAGGGGTTATGGGGCTTAGAAGATCTTTGGTAAAGACGATTTTTTCACTGGTCAGATTCGCAGCCATCAATTTTTGTCCgtgttttttattaaagaTTAGAGGCGACATTTAGTCGTAATACTTAATCGTAATGTTTACCCTCATACCATCGATATTCAGCGTTTGTTAGAATTTCTTTGCTTGCATAACACATCAAGGGAGATGACTGAGAAACTTGGactaaaaaataaaaaactaaaTTGATTTCGCCCAGGATCGAACTGGGGACGTTCTGCGTGTTAAGCAGATGCCATAACCGACTAGACCACGAAACCTTTAAATTATTGgataatttattttcttaaaTCATATTTATTGTACATGACATTTCGCTAAAATTCACGCTTACCACCAAGTCAGGTGTAgttttttgttggaatgaaattctaatatcacCTATTTAGTAGCATTCATGTTACTAGTATATATCACATGCGGagtaagaagatgacataaagattgagaaacagtcatccaatccaatggaagctgaaatgcaaggattgataatgtaataggataatgaatgacaacatataaagtgaaagaagaaataaaaatattgttatGTAGAatatcgattcccttttgtggattcatatatcctcgaggaaAACTTATAGTATATTCTGcatacctaatattatagcctttacCAATAATGGGATCCCAACAATTCTCCAATTATTCGCCTAAATTCATTTCttatagaaaagaagagaacgCCTCAAATGCGTTTGGGCACAACTGCTATGATTGATCATTCATCCAAAACACTTGCATCAACATTGGTCAAAACCTTGGTCACATTTATTAATGCACAGTGATAAGGAAATTATGCCAAAAAATCCGAGCACCAACTCTCTGCGGCGAGGTATTTAGAAATTAAGCGGCTTGTGCGCCTAATTTCACATGATAATTGAAAATCCTGAACCCTGAAGGAAGAGCCTAAAAAGGAAGCTTATCTAACCTTATTAAACAAAACATTTCCTAGATGCGGGAGCCTCACTCACTAAAAATCTTCGGCAATATTGTGTTACTTGAGTCGTTAAGCATCGCCATTAAAAGTATGTGGATCCTTCCGCTACATGAAGTCCAAGGGAAGGTGTTAGCCACAATAGAAGAGGCAGCCcctttatattttattaaGGGAGAAGCCTATCTTCAAGTATGTATACAATAGTCTTCCGTGTGGTTGCACTACATTACAGGTCCCGTGAATAAAAGTTACATGCCCATAAAAGTTGGGAATGATCATGGGGTTTTAGTTCATGCGGGCCGCAGTTGTGGCGCTTCTGTCACATTTTTGCCCATCCGGTAAGggcagaaaaaaaaaacgtgAAAATTAAAAAGTGTGGCATTTCGATATCTATTGCCATTCATGCGGCCATTTCTCGAGACAATGCCTACTTTTGTTTCAACTGTGAGGCCCTAGAATAGTTGGATTCCGATGTAGGCAATGGAAGAAACAATCATATATAACAGCAGAGCCTAATGTTGCATGCATCTTTCAACACCTACGATCTTTTTCTGTAGGACTTAGTGATAGCAATCTAATAAATCATAAATCAACGGTATATAATATCAACTACAATGCAGGCAAATCATTCAGTTAGTTACCTTTACGAACCAAGCGCTTCAAAGAGACCCAACGGGTTCTTACCACAAACACAAAAGCAAGcaaatttacaaaaagcTTTAAACCAAACTGAGGAGGAAATAGAAGATGAGGACCTGATGGTGGACCTCAACACAGGATCTTTAACTCCTGTTAAGTTAAAATATTGGACTCAAATGAGCAATATTACAGAAAAGTTTGGCAAGCTGTGAGACAAATTTTAACGATAATTTTCGATTAGctctttactttttttcattttgacTGTCAATGCTGGAGGTTGTTTAATTAATGAATGTTTAGTTTGACTAGCTGTTCTGCTCAATCCCTATTTACCGGTGAGACTTTTTGTTAtagatatttgaaatattcatttttcagGAAGGTGTTTttatagatttttttggttgtttttttatgtaGATGTCCCTGTTTTAATTACTTATGCATAATACGAATTTTAGTCTATTAAgctaaaaaatttttgttttattttcaccACTAATTTTAGTGTGAtaataatagcaataatTATTAAATGattttaatatatatatatattatattataaatTATGAAACATTGCttagaataaaaaatttgtaatGAAATCATCTGCAGTATTTTGCTACCTGTTTATTGCGAGTACGGGCCGCATCATCCGGATGGCCATGGGAAATAACCGACGAAAGGAATAAGAATTCTTTACTAACGTTCACAAAGTAAAGACAACCTAGCATTAGAAATCCATTTGGTTGATTGATAGACTAGATGGAGATTGCTCTGTGTTTTGGTGACCGGTTAGAACGGAAAGTGTTACCCATCTTGCAATTACTGTGACACCATAAATATTTGCCGTAagcgaagaaaaaaagtatgaaaaaaaaagcatatCAATGCTGAAGTCATCTACAAATGACCACCACTTTTAAACCTAAGaagaagtgaaaaataacaTATAGTCGAGCACTTTTgtcaattgaaaaaaatcagctCTGCTTCCGGACTACTTAGTACATTTAATTCTTTCAGGTGCTGACAATGTTTGGTAATAATAGACCAATGTTTGGAGGGAGCAACCTTTCCTTTGGATCAAACACGTCATCCTTTAGTGGGCAACAATCGCAGCAGCCAAACTCtctttttggaaatagcaataacaataataattcCACCAGCAACAATGCTCAATCAGGGTTTGGTGGATTCACCTCTACCGCTAGcagtaataataacagtTTGTTTGGAAATAACAACAGTGCCCAGAACAATGGGACTTTTGGCCAATCAGTGGGCACCGCTCAAAATTCACCGTTTGGCTCATTAAACTCTTCAAATACCAGTAATGGGAACACTTTTGGAGGATCCAATTCAGTGGGCTCTTTCGGTGGTAATACCAACAATGCATTtagtaataacaataataatagtaacGGTACAAATTCCTCATTTGGTTTAAATAAGCCGAATACAGGAGGAACCTTGTTTGGTTCGcagaataataatagtgcAGGTGCTTCTAGTTTATTTGGCGGCCAAAGTGCAACTACCACTGGAACATTCGGAAACACCGGAAGTAGTTTTCGAACGGGCCTGAATAGTAATGGCTCTAACGTCTTTGGAGCAGGAAACAACACACAAAACAATACTACTGGCGGTTTATTTGGCAACCAACAATCTTCAGCGTTTGGGGCAAACAATCAACAAGGAAGTCTATTTGGACAGCAATCTCAAAACACTAATAATGCATTTGGTAATCAAAACCAGCTTGGGGGGAGCTCATTTGGATCAAAACCAGTTGGTTCAGGGTCATTATTTGGTcagaacaacaacaatcTAGGAAACACAAACAACAATAGCAATGGATTGTTCGGTCAAACCAATGCCAGTAACCAAGGCAACCCTAGCGGTGGACTCTTTGGACAAAACTCGATGAACAGCAGCACCCAAGGGATATTTGGCCAAAACAATAATCAAATGCAAATGAATggcaataataacaacaatgtATTTGGAAAGACAAACACTGTTACCAGTTTTGGTCAGCAACCAAACAACAACTCTGGATCTCTCTTCGGAAACAAGCCATCCAGCGGCGGATTATTTGGTCAACAGGGTACTTCTACAAAtaccttttcaaattctgcATCAGGAGGTTTGTTTGGCCAAAATAATCAACAGCAGGGATCTGGGCTGTTTGGTCAAAATCCCCAGACAAGCGGTAGTGGTGGACTTTTTGGACAGGGCAaccagcagcagcagcagcagcagcagcagcccAACACGTTCACTCAATCTGGTACTGGAACAGGTACCTTCGGACAGAACAACAACCAGCAACAGCAATCAACGGGTTTGTTTGGTGCCAAGCCAACAGGAACAACAGGATCTCTTTTCGGAGGTAACTCTTCAGCTCAGCCAAGCTCTCTTTTTGGAACTACCAACGTACCCACCTCAAATTCACAGTCACAGCAAGGAAATAATCTTTTTGGTGCAACCAGGCCGACTAACATGCCTTTCGGAGGAAATCCCACTACAAATCAGCCAGGAAGTGGAAGTAGTCTGTTTGGGGCTAAACCCGCCTCCACCACCGGTTCACTATTTGGGAATAACACAGCTTCTACGGCAGTACCTTCCACAAATGGGTTATTTAACAATAACGCTAACAATCCAAGTAGCAATACGAACACGGGACTTTTCGGTGCAAAGCCAAATTCCCAGTCAAAAGCTGCACTAGGGGGAGGTTTATTTGGTAATTTAAGCTCTAACTCCTCCACAATTGGTCAAAGTAAACCAGCTTTTGGAGGCACAAACCAAAGTACTGGACTCTTTGGTGCTACTGGCACAAACTCTTCAACTGCTGGTTCAACTGCTGGACTTCTTGGCCAGAATAATAACACGCTTAATATCGGTACACATAGTGTACCACCTGTTAACAATACCTCTCAAAATTCTCTTATGGGTACGACGGCGGTTTCTTCCTTACAACAAAGTGCAGTAACTAATGAACAGCttttttccaagatttCAATCCCCAACTCCATCACTAATCCAGTTAAAGCAACGGCTTCAAAAGTGAACGCGgatatgaaaagaaataatagtCTCACATCTGCCTATAGACTAGCCCCAAAACCGTTATTTGCTCCCTCTTCTGGTAACGATACTAAATTTCAAAAGTGGGGGAAGACAACAGAAGGAGGTGGTGGAGAAAGCAGTGCCATCAATTCTTTTACGGGTTCAGGATCcaactttttgaattcaaatGACTTGTTGTTTGATCCAGATAGAAGATACTTGAAGCATCTAGTGattaaaaacaataaaaactTGAATGTTGTGAgttctgatgatgaagaagcaaGCAAGGTTAAATTGGTGACGTTTACAACAGAATCAGCCTCCAAAGACGATCAACTCGCATCAAGCCCCGCTGCTTCAAACATAACTGAAAAAGCTTACTCCTCTCAGGTCGATGTAAAAGATAATTGTGTTAAAAGCATTTCTGACTTTCAATCGGAAGCTACAAATGGACCCACCTCTATACCAATGGttgagaatgaaaaaattggcaACAAAGTTCCTGGTCTATTGAGCAATGACgtcacttttttcaagaataaCTACTATATTTCACCTTCCATGGAAACGCTTGGCAATAAATCATTGATTGAACTTCGCAAGGTAAACAACTTAATCATTGGACAAAGGCACTATGGTAAAGTCGAGTTTCTGGAGCCTGTTGATTTGTCGAATATACCGTTAGATACTTTGTGCGGTGATCTTGTCGCCTTTGGACCAAAATCATGTTCAATATACGAAAACTGTTCCATCAAACCGAGAAACGGCGAAGGTATTAATGTTCGTTGTAGAGTGACTTTATATTCCTGCTTCCCTATTGACAAAGAAACAAGGAAACccataaataatataacaCATCCTCTACTGAAAAGAAGTATAGCCaaactaaaagaaaatccaGTGTACAAGTTCGAAAGTTATGACCCCGTAACTGGTACCTACAGTTACACCGTAGATTCTCCAGTTTTACCTTAAGCCGAATTAATTTTTGCAGATAATCTTTTTATCAACTAAATAGTTTAGATGTTCAGCTGATAGATTTTCGTTGtattgtatatataataattgTCGGAAAGATTATTTATAACTTTTCTACAAGAGATTTTTGACAAAGCGCCATAACATGTTTAACTGATATTTCAAGAATGCAAGGAATGATTGAGGTTCTATAAATTTTAGGAAAGAAAACCAACCTCTTCTAAGTGAATACTTGTGGCAGAGCCgtaatgaaagaaaattgctTCACGACTCAAAAACGTGACCTTGATTACAATGACATTGGAATTGAACTGACAACGAACCAAggaagaataaaaattaaatgcCATCTCCTAGAATCGAACCAGGGTTTCATCGGCCACAACGATGTGTACTAACCACTATACTAAGATGGCAAACAACTACAAGGGAATTTCTCATAGCGAAATTACTTATCAAAGTGTTAAAAAAGCTTCAGATCTAAACTTaatcttgttcttcttctatttctttatataaCACCTTGGATTGTCGTTTCCTAGAATGCtagtatttatatatgttgaTTTAATACTGTTTGAGACAATGTGTCTTCGGTCGTTTCAGATGTAATTGGCAATTACCCTTTTAAGTAATTGTTAGCATTTCATCTGCGACATAGTTGTTACTATCAACGTAGGTTATCCAGTTTCAACCATGACAGAGAGTCCACCAATTTTGCCCCCCTGATGGAATCAATGGACATTTTAGTTCCAATTGATCCTGGAACTGTGGTTGTTAAGAGGAATTACCCCACGCCACCTATAAAAGGGAGTAATCAaatgcggtgcaagaggatggcataaagattgagaaacagtcacccaatctaatggaagctgaaatgcaaggattggtaatgtaataggaaaatgagtgacaacatataaaaggaaagaaggtatagtattattattatgtagaactatcgattcccttttgtggattcctatatcctcgaggagaacttaTAAtgtattctgtatacctaatattataggCTTTAACAACATTGGAATTCCAACCATTATCCAATTATTCCCCCAATTCTCAGATGTTGGAGCTACTAATCATGTTCGAGTGACCTGTGCTGCCCTATCTTCCTATTTATTACACGTGAAGTTATGAATTGAAAGTGATCAGTGTAGAAATCTGACAATAGTGtcaacaaaagaaatatcgagagaaaaaaagttcattgaaattgtgaacgagaaaaaaagggagaTTGGCAAGTATCACAAAGTGTCAAGCCTGacactttttcttttcttccatttcaattgaatttgTTCGGCTCCATTGACCTGAGAACCACGTCCATCAAATTAAAAGGCGCGTAATTCGCTTCATTTCGTGTCTTCGAAAATGAAGACCAGTTTTCCTCCTTAAAGTACTTTAATTCGGGCAGCCGATTATATAAAGTGAAAGAATAATACTTCGCTAACTCGGTatcgttttccttttcgAAATCGATTATTTCTTAACCTCTTTTGTTGAGttattaatttctttttagaaAACCATCTCATAAATCTTTCAGTACAAAAAATGTCTAGCCAAACTGAAAGAACTTTTATTGCGGTAAAACCAGATGGTGTCCAGAGGGGCTTAACGTCTCAGATTTTATCtcgttttgaaaaaagaggtTATAAACTGGTTGCTATTAAATTAATAAAAGCTGATGACAAACTACTGGAGCAACATTACGCAGAGCACGTTGGTAAACCATTCTTCCCAAAGATGGTATCCTTCATGAAATCTGGCCCTATTTTGGCCACGGTCTGGGAGGGTAAGGATGTAGTTAAGCAAGGAAGAACCATTCTTGGTGCTACTAATCCTTTGGCCAGTGCGCCAGGCACCATTAGAGGTGATTTTGGCATTGACCTAGGCAGAAACGTCTGTCACGGTAGTGATTCTGTTGAAAGCGCCGAACGGGAAATCAACCTGTGGTTCAAGAAGGAAGAATTAATTGATTGGGAATCTAATCAAGCCAAGTGGATCTATGAATGAATAATGAATGGTATAGAAAGATACAGGAAGGTGGCTTTTTGGCAATTTATATCATATTTCCTCGCTAATTAACTTATATaatgaaacttttgaaaggGGAGCACGAtttgtaaaagaaaaacaaatgCTGTTGCCTCTATATAATGCATTTATAATCCTTAATAACACTCGATGTCAAACGCTTTTGGCTTCCAGCGTACAATTGGCATGCTTTTCTCTCCTCTTCGGCCGCTATAGtatcattaaaaatataaggGGGTATATATCTGTTACGATCATGGAGTGTGTGACTTTCATTCAACTTTAGCGAATAGTCTTTAAAGAATCCGAAAGCATCCCCACTGGCGCCATTGTGTAGCTCATCGCGCTTAGGTTATGAAGGGGTACATTCGAGTATAGGCAGCCTGAAGTGGATTTCCCTATTGAACGGTAGATTTAAGGGTGCCCAACCCTTAAGTAGGGAACTACTACTGCCCTTTTGTATCTGACAGTCTTTCTCCAATAGATTCGACAAAATGCAGGGATGCCAAGTTAAAATTCCTAGCAGGACTTATATATTAGACTTGTAGTTGGATTTTATCGCTTAAACCATTCAAGGTATCTTATGCTGAACTCTTTAAAAACCAGAATTCaaggtaaaaaaagtttacaataaataatgaacTCCAATATTCTGAAATTATTACAACGGACTAGTAAAAGATTTGTCTCGTCAAAGGATTTTGAACCTGTGATAGGGTCTAATCCGAAAAAGCAAACGTCTAGACTAGTGGTCGGTTCTGTTGGTGTTATGATTCCAGTTCtactttatcttttctatAAGAACAATAGCAATCATAGCGAAATTAAGAAGATATAccaaaatg contains:
- a CDS encoding L-methionine (R)-S-oxide reductase (Methionine-R-sulfoxide reductase~similar to YKL069W); amino-acid sequence: MGSSTKFHHADHVNYSSTLSKEEILEQLLLSYEGLSEGQVNWVCNLSNASSLIWHAYKSLGVDVNWAGFYVTQGSEENTMLLGPFQGKVACQMIQFGKGVCGTAAFTRETQIVPDVNKYPGHIACDGETKSEIVVPIISNDGKTMGVIDIDCLDYKGFDEVDKEFLERLSKLINKSCVFK
- a CDS encoding uncharacterized protein (FG-nucleoporin component of central core of the nuclear pore complex~similar to YKL068W), yielding MQANHSVSYLYEPSASKRPNGFLPQTQKQANLQKALNQTEEEIEDEDLMVDLNTGSLTPVKLKYWTQMSNITEKFGKL
- the NUP100 gene encoding FG-nucleoporin NUP100 (FG-nucleoporin component of central core of the nuclear pore complex~similar to YKL068W); amino-acid sequence: MFGNNRPMFGGSNLSFGSNTSSFSGQQSQQPNSLFGNSNNNNNSTSNNAQSGFGGFTSTASSNNNSLFGNNNSAQNNGTFGQSVGTAQNSPFGSLNSSNTSNGNTFGGSNSVGSFGGNTNNAFSNNNNNSNGTNSSFGLNKPNTGGTLFGSQNNNSAGASSLFGGQSATTTGTFGNTGSSFRTGLNSNGSNVFGAGNNTQNNTTGGLFGNQQSSAFGANNQQGSLFGQQSQNTNNAFGNQNQLGGSSFGSKPVGSGSLFGQNNNNLGNTNNNSNGLFGQTNASNQGNPSGGLFGQNSMNSSTQGIFGQNNNQMQMNGNNNNNVFGKTNTVTSFGQQPNNNSGSLFGNKPSSGGLFGQQGTSTNTFSNSASGGLFGQNNQQQGSGLFGQNPQTSGSGGLFGQGNQQQQQQQQQPNTFTQSGTGTGTFGQNNNQQQQSTGLFGAKPTGTTGSLFGGNSSAQPSSLFGTTNVPTSNSQSQQGNNLFGATRPTNMPFGGNPTTNQPGSGSSLFGAKPASTTGSLFGNNTASTAVPSTNGLFNNNANNPSSNTNTGLFGAKPNSQSKAALGGGLFGNLSSNSSTIGQSKPAFGGTNQSTGLFGATGTNSSTAGSTAGLLGQNNNTLNIGTHSVPPVNNTSQNSLMGTTAVSSLQQSAVTNEQLFSKISIPNSITNPVKATASKVNADMKRNNSLTSAYRLAPKPLFAPSSGNDTKFQKWGKTTEGGGGESSAINSFTGSGSNFLNSNDLLFDPDRRYLKHLVIKNNKNLNVVSSDDEEASKVKLVTFTTESASKDDQLASSPAASNITEKAYSSQVDVKDNCVKSISDFQSEATNGPTSIPMVENEKIGNKVPGLLSNDVTFFKNNYYISPSMETLGNKSLIELRKVNNLIIGQRHYGKVEFLEPVDLSNIPLDTLCGDLVAFGPKSCSIYENCSIKPRNGEGINVRCRVTLYSCFPIDKETRKPINNITHPLLKRSIAKLKENPVYKFESYDPVTGTYSYTVDSPVLP
- the YNK1 gene encoding nucleoside diphosphate kinase (Nucleoside diphosphate kinase~similar to YKL067W), with the translated sequence MSSQTERTFIAVKPDGVQRGLTSQILSRFEKRGYKLVAIKLIKADDKLLEQHYAEHVGKPFFPKMVSFMKSGPILATVWEGKDVVKQGRTILGATNPLASAPGTIRGDFGIDLGRNVCHGSDSVESAEREINLWFKKEELIDWESNQAKWIYE
- the DPC7 gene encoding Dpc7p (similar to YKL065W), giving the protein MNSNILKLLQRTSKRFVSSKDFEPVIGSNPKKQTSRLVVGSVGVMIPVLLYLFYKNNSNHSEIKKIYQNEKKI